The following coding sequences are from one Plasmodium vivax scf_6808 genomic scaffold, whole genome shotgun sequence window:
- a CDS encoding hypothetical protein (encoded by transcript PVX_005575A): protein MDPECTKYKEYFETRRPLGRYILKILPYAQKNDFSAIYGKDNKCNTNNILTKLINNNLKFTEEDSEEDSEETLSGVSFLEAVYNIKTELLNYELTHNPFSYLKLQWDYGINKLKNSSPYAMPSILSVAGVSAASMFFY, encoded by the coding sequence ATGGATCCTGAATGCACAAAATACaaagaatattttgaaaCTAGGCGTCCATTAGgaagatatattttaaaaattttgccatatgcacagaaaaatgatttttcCGCAATTTATGGAAAAGATAACAAATGTAACACAAACAATATCCTCACTAAATTGATAAACAACAACCTTAAGTTTACCGAAGAAGACTCTGAAGAAGACTCTGAAGAAACTTTATCTGGAGTGAGCTTTCTAGAAGCAGTCTATAACATCAAAACAGAACTACTAAATTACGAATTAACACACAACCCGTTTTCTTATTTGAAACTCCAGTGGGATTATGGTAttaacaaattgaagaattCATCCCCTTATGCTATGCCATCCATTCTTTCTGTAGCGGGAGTATCTGCGGCAtccatgtttttttattga
- a CDS encoding hypothetical protein (encoded by transcript PVX_005570A), translating to MVELNFIERKKGIILDEYDYRYNFEELVSSVNNKIEELKKTDDLSKFVHKCKDLGNNLDKHRKECIKCYEGEFVQSHLNFDTAIHSLLSEVTNYGGCPRHWRNEDDDRINLIGELNKFCEEKESYKSHLKKLGIECQEKTKCNKTKNCNTKQLGYKLWLREKQNHFRSKQPIINEYFSGPNPKIKLLYDCNTSNSSLFEDNTNYCNKCVPTESAPNDVANSQYFVTKGIHTFPADNSQYIINDKSDLNYTSQRYGLGNILYYGDILGYNEYDDTHTVTLKDSSCTDNTYNIVQVSPPKVTQTVHDKELSKAREISEVPAAFKLSDVSTSSKISDPSESSESSESSDPFVSSEPFVSSVPFVPSVPFVPSVSSHINGVPEIEGSSTLYHYSEKQLPHKIEPPEPCMF from the coding sequence atggttGAACTTAATTTTATAGAGCGAAAAAAGGGTATAATCCTTGATGAATATGATTATAGAtacaattttgaagaacTTGTAAGTAgtgttaataataaaattgaagaattaaaaaaaacagatgaTTTATCTAAATTTGTTCATAAGTGTAAAGATTTAGGTAACAATTTAGATAAGCATAGAAAAGAATGtataaaatgttatgaaGGTGAATTTGTACAAAGTCACTTAAATTTTGATACCGCCATTCATTCATTATTATCAGAAGTTACTAACTACGGAGGTTGTCCTAGACACTGGAGAAATGAAGATGATGATCGTATTAACTTAATAGgtgaattaaataaattttgtgaagaaaaggaaagttATAAAtcgcatttaaaaaaactagGAATCGAATGtcaagaaaaaacaaaatgtaacaaaacgaaaaattgCAATACAAAACAATTAGGATATAAATTATGGCTACGTGAAAAGCAAAACCACTTTAGATCAAAACAACCTATAATTAATGAGTATTTTTCAGGACCCAAtccaaaaataaaacttttgTATGATTGTAATACATCTAATTCTTCATTATTTGAGGATAATACtaattattgtaataaatgTGTTCCAACAGAGTCTGCTCCAAATGATGTGGCAAACTCACAATATTTCGTTACCAAAGGAATTCATACTTTTCCAGCAGATAACTcacaatatattattaatgatAAATCAGATTTAAATTATACCTCCCAAAGATATGGTTTGGGTAATATCCTTTATTATGGGGACATTTTAGGTTATAATGAGTATGATGATACTCATACCGTTACATTAAAGGACTCATCGTGTACAGATAATACGTATAATATTGTACAAGTATCTCCACCTAAGGTTACTCAGACTGTTCATGATAAAGAATTATCAAAGGCTCGTGAAATATCTGAGGTTCCTGCAGCATTTAAATTATCTGACGTGTCTACATCGTCTAAAATATCTGATCCATCTGAATCATCTGAATCATCTGAATCATCTGATCCATTTGTGTCATCTGAACCATTTGTGTCATCTGTGCCATTTGTGCCATCTGTGCCATTTGTGCCATCTGTGTCATCTCATATTAATGGTGTTCCAGAAATTGAAGGATCTTCTACATTATATCATTATTCCGAAAAACAATTGCCCCATAAAATTGAACCTCCTGAGCCCTGTATGTTctaa